In the Desulfomonile tiedjei genome, AGCATCCCAGGCGGTAAGCGAAACGTATGCGAAGGCCAAAAATTATAGCGACGAAAATCCGGGTAAGACAATTCTGATCGCGTTAGGGATAGGCGTAGGTCTGGGTCTTCTCCTGGGTGCAAGCTCTCGCCACTCGCGTACCGGCCGGATTGCCCGACCCGTGGTCAATGCGCTCTCCGACATTGCGCTGGAGATTTTTCGTTAAATCGTTCTGTCGATACCGCCAATATGTGCACCGAAAGACGGGCGGCGGCAAAGCCCGTCGCCCGCGAATCAACTCAGACGGTAATTTGCAACGAAGCTTTAATCGCTCATCCTTTTCTTCCCATCCCGGCCGGCGGGTTGTCGGGGTTATGATGTTTTTCAGCGCCTGATACCCTGGGATAACTCTCGGGTGCTTTTACGGCTTCTTTTTCAAGCGCGACCTGGCGATCCTTTGCTCCCTCATTTACGCGATCACGACATTCACCTTCGCATTTACCCGTTATATCGCGTTTTGGCATCTTTTTTGACATAATTATTCTCCTTTTCTTGCGGTTGAAAGGACATTGCATTGCTTCTGCACGAGGAAAAATAGTGGCGGACGGCATAAAGACAAGGCTGGGCTATTACGGGGATAATATGGGGTTAAACCAACTATAAGAAAACGATCATAAAGGTTCTGGGTGTGTAAGCTTCCTCGGTTCGGCAATACAAATGCTACCTGGAAAGGAAGCAATGTTCGGGTATAATGATGTTTTTCAGGCATCCGGAAGCATCCCGAGATGCGTGAGCAAACGCAGGTCGGCGGCGACCCGCGATGATTGTCATGGCCATAGCATGGGATTTATCCCCTCAATTCCCCCAAGTAAAACAAATCTTGCGGGGACGGGAAGAACCCTTATTTTCGAGGTCAGCCATGTTTTCACCGGTACGCTTCTTTAAAGGGAGGCACCTTAATGAAGGCAGATCTCTTCACAAACATCTAACCCAAAAAGGAGATGAGCAAATGGACACGCCTAAATTGTATGTCTTGCCGAAGCTTACCTACGACTACAATGCGCTTGCACCGATTATATCGGAAGACTTGCTGCGGCTGCACCACGACAAGCACCACGCAGCCTATGTAAATGGAGCCAATAGCATTCTCCAGAAGATGGACAAAGCCAGGGAAGACAATACCGATTTAGACACGAAGGCGACGTTCAAGGAACTCTCGTTCCACATCGGAGGCCACTTGCTCCATTCGCTGTTCTGGGGGAATCTGGCTCCGCAAGGCAAAGGCGGAGGTGAAAAACCGTCAGGAACAGTCGCGAAAGTAATCGTTGAGGAGTTCGGCTCCTTCGACCGGTTCAAAAAGATTTTTTCGCAGGCAGCGGCAAGCGCCGAGGGCTCG is a window encoding:
- a CDS encoding superoxide dismutase, which gives rise to MDTPKLYVLPKLTYDYNALAPIISEDLLRLHHDKHHAAYVNGANSILQKMDKAREDNTDLDTKATFKELSFHIGGHLLHSLFWGNLAPQGKGGGEKPSGTVAKVIVEEFGSFDRFKKIFSQAAASAEGSGWAALTFCKKTNRPIIMQVEKHNTNVYPMFRILMVLDVWEHAYYLDYKNDRGKFVEAFWNIVNWTEVNKRLEDLLKS